The nucleotide sequence AGCAACAGGGCAGCGCCGGCGGCCACGCCGGTAGCCGCCAGCAGGCGGAAGGTAGGAAACAGGTTCATGGGCGAAATGTACGTAACCTACCCCTACTCAGGTTAGGCCTGCCGCCCCAGCCGGCCTAGCGCTGCTGCAGCCGAAACGTGAAGGGCAGCTCGTACACCACCGGCACGGCGCGCCCGGCCAGGCGGGCCGGAATCCACTGAGGCGGAATGGTGCGGCATAGGCGCAGCGCCTCTTCGTCGCAGCCGCCCCCGATGCCCATCAGCACCTTGTGCCCGGAGGCACGGCCCAGCGTGTCGATGGCAAACGACACCAGCACCTTGCCCTGAATATTTTTGTTTTGGGCCTGCACCGGGTAGTTGAGCTTGGCCATATAAGCCGCCAGCGCGGCCTCGCCGCCCACAAACAGCGGCGGCTGCTGCACGCGGGTGCGGGTCCACTGGCCGGGGCTCACCTCCGCTTCGTACGGAATGTCCTCGATGGGACGGTAGAATAAGAGCTTGCCGGCGGTGTGGTCGTAGCGCTGCACCAGCACCTGACGGCCGTCGCGGGTGAGGCTGAAATACTCCCAGACGCCTACTTTACGGCCTTTGTCCATCTCGCCACTTTCCAGCTCGCTTTTGCGAATTCGTTGTTGCGCCGAAGCGCCGGGACATAGCAATAGCAGCAACAGGGCGCAGAGCGCCGCGAAAGAGTAAAATTGTTTCATACGGGTGGGAAGGAGGACGTTGCGGCCGGCTCAGGGGGGATAGAGCACATTGCCGCCAGAGCAAAAAATTAGTGGCAAAGTTCAATTATATCTTCACCGCCGCTGCCC is from Hymenobacter yonginensis and encodes:
- a CDS encoding energy transducer TonB — its product is MKQFYSFAALCALLLLLLCPGASAQQRIRKSELESGEMDKGRKVGVWEYFSLTRDGRQVLVQRYDHTAGKLLFYRPIEDIPYEAEVSPGQWTRTRVQQPPLFVGGEAALAAYMAKLNYPVQAQNKNIQGKVLVSFAIDTLGRASGHKVLMGIGGGCDEEALRLCRTIPPQWIPARLAGRAVPVVYELPFTFRLQQR